In Rhodoferax koreense, a genomic segment contains:
- a CDS encoding ABC transporter ATP-binding protein, with protein sequence MSDYVLEATDVAIHYGGVKAVDGVSLTLQRGQIRGLIGPNGAGKSTVIDAITGRVPLTRGSVQLGGQDVSALGATQRRMRGLSRSFQRTSIFGQMRVRQQVELASHKMGVADSEADADAVLQELDLMPLAEVTAEDLGYGEQRRLDLALALVGRPSVLLLDEPMAGLSVKESHDLAKHLKALTSRWDVSVLLVEHDMDVVFGISDAVTVFELGRVIASGEPAAVRADPRVREAYLGSAA encoded by the coding sequence ATGAGCGACTATGTCCTCGAGGCCACCGACGTGGCCATCCACTATGGCGGCGTGAAGGCGGTGGACGGCGTTTCGCTGACCCTGCAGCGCGGCCAGATCCGCGGCCTCATCGGCCCCAACGGTGCGGGCAAATCCACGGTGATCGACGCCATCACTGGCCGGGTGCCGCTCACGCGCGGCTCGGTGCAACTCGGCGGCCAGGACGTGAGCGCGCTGGGCGCCACGCAGCGGCGCATGCGCGGCCTGTCGCGCAGCTTCCAGCGCACCAGCATCTTCGGCCAGATGCGCGTGCGCCAGCAGGTGGAACTGGCCTCGCACAAGATGGGCGTGGCCGATTCCGAGGCCGACGCCGACGCGGTGCTGCAGGAGCTCGACCTGATGCCGCTGGCCGAGGTCACCGCCGAAGACCTGGGCTACGGCGAACAGCGCCGGCTCGACCTGGCGCTGGCGCTCGTGGGCCGGCCCAGCGTGCTGCTGCTCGATGAGCCGATGGCCGGTCTTTCCGTGAAGGAATCGCACGACCTGGCCAAGCACCTGAAGGCGCTGACCTCGCGCTGGGACGTGTCGGTGCTGCTCGTGGAGCACGACATGGACGTGGTGTTCGGCATCTCGGACGCCGTCACCGTTTTCGAACTCGGCCGCGTGATCGCCAGCGGCGAACCGGCCGCCGTGCGCGCCGATCCGCGTGTGCGGGAAGCTTATCTGGGGAGCGCAGCATGA